Proteins from one Deinococcus sp. AB2017081 genomic window:
- a CDS encoding LuxR C-terminal-related transcriptional regulator, with the protein MTDVPVDAIRIVIVDDHPLFREGVAATLAAEPGLEVVGEGGSAEDALQLATTLLPDVLLLDLNLPGSGLKAAREVTAACPVTRIVMLTFSEEEADVLASLKAGARGYILKGVSGRELRRVVRAAHAGEVVITPSLAAGVLVEMASPGRGPVHPLSDLTPRERQILEGVASGRSNKEIGRDLELTEKTVKHYMTNILQKLQVRNRVEAALLAQREAGR; encoded by the coding sequence ATGACTGACGTGCCCGTCGATGCCATCCGGATCGTGATCGTGGACGACCATCCCCTGTTCCGCGAGGGCGTGGCGGCGACCCTGGCCGCCGAGCCCGGCCTGGAGGTGGTCGGCGAGGGCGGCAGCGCCGAGGACGCCCTGCAGCTGGCGACCACCCTGCTGCCGGACGTGCTGCTGCTGGATCTGAACCTGCCGGGCAGCGGCCTGAAGGCGGCGCGGGAGGTCACGGCCGCGTGCCCGGTGACCCGGATCGTGATGCTGACGTTCAGCGAGGAGGAGGCCGACGTGCTCGCCTCACTGAAGGCCGGAGCACGCGGCTACATCCTCAAGGGCGTGTCGGGACGCGAACTGCGGCGCGTCGTGCGGGCGGCGCACGCGGGCGAGGTCGTGATCACCCCGTCCCTGGCCGCCGGCGTGCTGGTCGAGATGGCGTCGCCGGGGCGCGGCCCCGTCCACCCGCTGAGTGACCTGACTCCCCGCGAGCGTCAGATCCTGGAGGGCGTGGCCTCGGGGCGCAGCAACAAGGAGATCGGCCGCGACCTGGAGCTGACCGAGAAGACCGTCAAGCACTACATGACAAACATCCTGCAGAAGCTCCAGGTGCGCAACCGCGTGGAGGCCGCCCTGCTCGCCCAGCGCGAGGCGGGGCGGTAG
- a CDS encoding sensor histidine kinase, with translation MALSAPPLRAAPRRAWRWHTLTLAARFNLASLLVLLVSMLVTGWWVGAQIRQGVIHRTAATAALYVENFLVTQLQELGSSTWLSPGRQAAIEKLLATTPLGREIVSIKIWAPDGRVVYGQDAGGIFPIKADLARAWRGEISAEITNLRDEENASQRGQYRHLIETYVPMRLEGTDRVIAVAEFYQTTGPLDAEIAQAQRRSWGVVAAITLLTYALLSGLVRRGSDTIRRQQATLREQVGTLEGLLAQNAQLHGRVSRAAARSTAHSERVLSRVSSDLHDGPAQDLSYALLRLDSLGAHATGPQQEALGSVEQSLESALREVRAIATDLRLPDLAALTLREVLERALRDHRRRAGVDVPLDAAALPDDVPLPVKITAFRIVQEALNNAHRHAPGGPVTVTADTADGGWLVLRITDAGPGFTWCGAAPDGHLGLVGMRERAESLGGTFTVRAQAHGGTVVEARVPLSPEEHHD, from the coding sequence ATGGCCCTGTCCGCCCCGCCGCTGCGTGCTGCCCCGCGTCGGGCGTGGCGCTGGCATACGCTCACCCTCGCGGCCCGCTTCAATCTGGCGAGCCTGCTGGTGCTGCTGGTCAGCATGCTGGTGACCGGATGGTGGGTGGGCGCCCAGATCCGGCAGGGTGTGATCCACCGCACGGCGGCGACGGCCGCGCTGTACGTGGAGAATTTCCTGGTCACGCAGCTTCAGGAACTCGGTTCCTCGACGTGGCTGTCGCCCGGGCGTCAGGCGGCCATCGAGAAGCTGCTGGCGACCACGCCGCTCGGCCGCGAGATCGTGTCCATCAAGATCTGGGCCCCGGACGGCCGGGTGGTGTACGGGCAGGATGCCGGCGGCATCTTCCCGATCAAGGCGGACCTGGCCCGGGCGTGGCGGGGAGAGATCTCGGCCGAGATCACGAACCTGCGCGACGAGGAGAACGCCTCGCAGCGCGGTCAGTACCGGCACCTGATCGAGACCTACGTGCCCATGCGGCTGGAGGGCACGGACCGCGTGATCGCCGTGGCCGAGTTCTACCAGACGACCGGCCCGCTGGACGCGGAGATCGCACAGGCGCAGCGGCGCTCGTGGGGGGTGGTCGCGGCGATCACGCTGCTGACCTACGCGCTGCTGTCGGGGCTGGTGCGGCGGGGCTCGGACACCATCCGGCGGCAGCAGGCGACCCTGCGCGAACAGGTGGGCACGCTCGAAGGACTGCTCGCGCAGAACGCGCAGCTGCACGGCCGCGTGAGCCGCGCCGCCGCCCGGTCCACCGCGCACAGCGAGCGCGTCCTGAGCCGCGTGTCGAGCGACCTGCATGACGGCCCCGCGCAGGATCTGAGTTACGCCCTGCTGCGGCTGGACAGCCTGGGGGCCCACGCGACCGGGCCACAGCAGGAGGCCCTGGGCAGCGTGGAGCAGTCGCTGGAATCCGCGCTGCGCGAGGTGAGGGCCATCGCCACGGACCTGCGGCTCCCGGATCTGGCGGCCCTGACGCTGCGCGAGGTGCTGGAACGGGCGCTGCGCGACCACCGCCGCCGGGCCGGGGTGGACGTGCCCCTGGACGCCGCGGCACTGCCGGACGATGTGCCCCTGCCGGTCAAGATCACGGCCTTCCGGATCGTGCAGGAGGCCCTGAACAACGCCCACCGGCACGCTCCAGGCGGCCCGGTCACCGTGACGGCCGACACGGCCGACGGCGGCTGGCTGGTGCTGCGGATCACCGACGCCGGGCCGGGCTTCACGTGGTGTGGCGCGGCCCCCGACGGCCACCTGGGTCTGGTCGGCATGCGCGAGCGGGCCGAGAGCCTGGGCGGGACGTTCACGGTCAGGGCGCAGGCCCACGGCGGCACGGTGGTCGAGGCCCGGGTGCCGCTGTCGCCCGAGGAGCATCATGACTGA
- the coaD gene encoding pantetheine-phosphate adenylyltransferase: MNAVFPGSFDPITSGHMDVLTRAAKIFDRVTVTVMHNARKQGRHLFTLDERLDILRAATAHFPNVGVDSFGGLLVDYMAREPGSVIVRGLRAVSDYEYELQIAHLNRQIGDAETVFIMAATRWSFVSSSMVREIASYGGDVSEMVPRASAGALRQKFVEVYAEREAQTAVSAEPR, from the coding sequence ATGAACGCCGTCTTTCCCGGCTCCTTCGACCCGATCACCAGCGGCCACATGGACGTGCTGACGCGGGCGGCCAAGATCTTCGACCGCGTCACCGTGACGGTCATGCACAATGCCCGCAAGCAGGGCCGACACCTCTTCACCCTGGACGAGCGCCTGGACATCCTGCGCGCCGCGACAGCACATTTCCCCAACGTCGGCGTGGACAGCTTCGGGGGGCTGCTGGTGGACTACATGGCGCGCGAGCCGGGCAGCGTGATCGTGCGCGGCCTGCGGGCCGTGTCGGATTACGAGTACGAACTCCAGATCGCGCACCTCAACCGCCAGATCGGGGACGCCGAGACGGTGTTCATCATGGCGGCCACGCGCTGGAGTTTCGTGTCGAGCAGCATGGTGCGGGAGATCGCCAGCTACGGCGGTGACGTCAGCGAGATGGTGCCGCGTGCCAGTGCAGGGGCGCTGAGGCAGAAGTTCGTGGAGGTCTACGCCGAGCGCGAGGCCCAGACGGCCGTGAGCGCAGAGCCGCGCTGA
- a CDS encoding RsmD family RNA methyltransferase: protein MSVRILGGTAQGREMRVPESARPSGARIRKSLFDLLAARAPAARFPAFLDMHGGSGAIGLEAASRGHDVTLVETDQRALRTLEANARALDLRVRIVKGDSGSLLPRLGSFDVVFSDPPYEADIPALARQVLGSAALKPGGLLICQHPDRLHLPDHVGFVREERRYGSNSLTVYTRESADTPDAGRDTISGT, encoded by the coding sequence GTGAGCGTCAGGATTCTGGGCGGCACTGCCCAGGGCCGGGAGATGCGCGTGCCCGAGAGTGCGAGACCCAGCGGGGCCCGCATCCGCAAGAGCCTGTTCGACCTGCTGGCGGCCCGTGCCCCCGCCGCCCGCTTTCCCGCCTTCCTGGACATGCACGGGGGCAGCGGCGCGATCGGACTGGAGGCCGCCAGCCGGGGGCACGACGTGACCCTGGTCGAGACCGATCAGCGCGCCCTGAGGACGCTGGAGGCCAACGCCCGCGCGCTGGACCTGCGCGTGCGGATTGTGAAGGGCGATTCCGGCAGCCTGCTCCCCCGCCTGGGCAGCTTCGATGTGGTGTTCAGCGACCCACCGTACGAGGCCGACATCCCGGCGCTGGCCCGGCAGGTGCTCGGCAGCGCCGCGCTGAAGCCCGGCGGCCTGCTGATCTGCCAGCACCCGGATCGGCTTCACCTGCCGGATCACGTCGGCTTCGTGCGCGAGGAACGGCGATACGGCAGCAACAGCCTGACCGTGTACACCCGCGAGTCCGCCGACACCCCGGACGCCGGGCGGGATACCATTTCAGGCACATGA
- a CDS encoding DUF3248 domain-containing protein, whose protein sequence is MTELPGDPDAPEPADPALLPADLARQLEALGGQLVWRIGKDELSDEIVVRLGFASATPRFAHLARLRSAGDAELQAALAEHRVVIEWVD, encoded by the coding sequence ATGACCGAGTTGCCCGGCGACCCCGACGCTCCGGAGCCCGCCGACCCGGCGCTGCTGCCCGCCGATCTGGCACGGCAGCTCGAGGCGCTGGGTGGGCAACTGGTGTGGCGGATCGGCAAGGACGAACTCAGCGACGAGATTGTGGTTCGGCTGGGCTTCGCGTCGGCCACGCCCCGCTTCGCGCATCTGGCCCGGCTGCGCAGCGCCGGTGATGCCGAGCTCCAGGCCGCCCTGGCCGAACACCGGGTCGTGATCGAGTGGGTGGACTGA